The proteins below come from a single Micromonospora citrea genomic window:
- a CDS encoding MarR family transcriptional regulator, with product MPTGRLTREDRQYTAARLAEGTPYAEIARHLDRPTSTISREVNRNGGPRRYRSELAQRATAMRARRRPAPGAAAVPPGPASNDGRDPQAVRGVREELTAMIAHTGLPPMAARVLTELFTTDTGRLTAVELTDRLRVSSASISKAVTDLERQGLLRRDRPPRQRRDHYVIDDDVWIRAWMASVRMNLLLAATTRRAAAILGPGTPAGGRLHDASQFLEHIMDDMTRAAERWSRFLQPDVR from the coding sequence ATGCCGACAGGTAGACTTACCCGTGAGGACCGGCAGTACACCGCGGCCCGGCTCGCCGAAGGCACTCCCTACGCGGAGATCGCCCGACACCTGGACCGGCCCACGTCCACGATCAGCCGCGAGGTGAACCGTAACGGCGGACCCCGCCGCTACCGATCCGAACTGGCCCAGCGAGCCACCGCCATGCGCGCCCGGCGCCGGCCCGCACCCGGTGCGGCAGCCGTCCCGCCAGGCCCCGCCTCCAACGACGGACGCGACCCGCAGGCCGTGCGCGGCGTCCGGGAGGAGCTCACCGCCATGATCGCCCACACCGGACTGCCGCCGATGGCCGCCCGGGTCCTCACCGAGCTCTTCACGACTGACACGGGCCGGCTCACCGCCGTCGAACTGACCGACCGGCTGCGGGTCAGCTCGGCCTCGATCTCCAAGGCCGTCACCGACCTCGAACGACAGGGCCTGCTGCGCCGCGATCGCCCCCCGCGGCAGCGCCGCGACCACTACGTGATCGACGACGACGTGTGGATCCGGGCCTGGATGGCCAGCGTCAGGATGAACCTGCTGCTCGCCGCCACCACCCGCCGGGCCGCCGCGATCCTCGGACCCGGCACCCCCGCCGGCGGCCGCCTCCACGACGCCAGCCAGTTCCTCGAACACATCATGGACGACATGACCCGGGCCGCTGAACGCTGGAGCAGGTTCCTCCAGCCGGACGTCCGATAA
- a CDS encoding LysR family transcriptional regulator, whose product MLERHELEAFLAVAEELHFGRAAERLRVSTPRVSQTIRKLERQVGVALFDRTSRRVELSRVGRALYEDLRPAWNQIAAAVDRAVEAGRGFTGTLRVCFTGAAGGQLLVGITEVFRRRHPECQIQIREAQLGELMPWLRGGEVDLALATLPVDEPGIVAGPVLVSEARFLAVPVGHPFARRDAVSVEDLAEVDMLQLPDTLPQSLRADRTPHATPAGRPIRAGLSAATFHEILTHVGAGLGAFPVGANARRYYARPDVAYVHLRDAQPLQWGLLWRADGATARVRAFAEAGHTLVREGR is encoded by the coding sequence ATGCTGGAGCGGCACGAACTGGAAGCGTTTCTCGCCGTCGCCGAGGAGCTGCACTTCGGCCGCGCCGCCGAACGGTTACGGGTCTCCACCCCGAGAGTCAGCCAGACCATCCGCAAGTTGGAGCGGCAGGTCGGCGTCGCGTTGTTCGACCGGACCAGCCGACGGGTCGAGCTGTCCCGGGTCGGGCGCGCTCTCTACGAGGATCTCCGACCGGCGTGGAACCAGATCGCCGCCGCAGTCGACCGAGCTGTCGAGGCCGGCCGAGGATTCACCGGAACCCTGCGGGTCTGCTTCACCGGCGCCGCCGGCGGTCAGTTGCTGGTCGGCATCACCGAGGTGTTCCGGCGGCGCCACCCGGAGTGCCAGATCCAGATCCGCGAGGCGCAGCTGGGCGAGCTGATGCCCTGGCTGCGCGGCGGCGAGGTCGATCTGGCCCTGGCCACCCTGCCCGTGGACGAGCCGGGCATCGTCGCGGGTCCGGTCCTGGTGTCCGAGGCGCGGTTCCTGGCCGTACCGGTCGGGCATCCCTTCGCCCGTCGCGACGCCGTCTCGGTCGAAGACCTGGCCGAGGTCGACATGCTGCAACTGCCCGACACGCTGCCGCAGTCCCTGCGCGCCGACCGCACGCCGCACGCCACCCCGGCCGGGCGACCCATCAGGGCCGGGCTCTCCGCCGCGACGTTCCACGAGATCCTCACACACGTCGGCGCCGGTCTCGGCGCCTTCCCTGTCGGCGCCAACGCCAGGCGCTACTACGCCCGCCCCGACGTCGCGTATGTGCACCTCCGCGACGCGCAGCCCCTGCAGTGGGGCCTGCTGTGGCGCGCCGACGGCGCCACCGCCCGCGTCCGCGCCTTCGCGGAGGCCGGCCACACGCTCGTGCGCGAAGGCCGATAG
- a CDS encoding FtsX-like permease family protein, producing MWLIARRSFSESWGRLTATLLAALFSIALIGGTVQFSLRAEDAVSGGDASEFFRADVVVQGGSVDPDDARALPNGEVRLQEMAGEPGVAAIAGDIVLPVIAAGAGGNTIIAPAGARTLLRPWIAEPTLNPYRLEAGRAPTADNEVALMRHLADAGSLKPGDTIAVGLPRQTRQMTVVGIVTVQGSGVVAVGGLLLATPETMRKEAGLADGAWHSVWVKAAPGVAAEHLRDTLQRSIGESTATVRTAKDVRDTQASSLAAQGLEISGGIGMLTGVSVFVGLFVVANTFGGLIRQRTRRLAMLSAIGATPEQLKALIRLEALALGLVASTCGALLGYPVADALIRMFAHDGFDVSAAEAPALWLTVPLSIIGGVLVTQIAVFRAARRAARIAPMQALRESSSERRERPRLRILAGSLILLSSFIYYGPVPAVLNDSPPGLQRTQAITALIGFGSMVVACALAVFGPLLVRPVGGLIGLIGQLLGGESGRLARATITRNPRRVSAAASSLMLAVALATTALLIVVSANTRFEQAANEVMLAEHAVSTSDKTPDGLRPLPRDITARIEQAPGVTRASALTTTKVKLVAPPPRAYQEGEPVLPLYLKVTGADPAALPQVLRLPGNLPALAPGEIALPSVTMRAQQLTVGQGIVVRGAHGDVPLTIAGTYHDPTHVFADGALVADATMRQLDSNAGAQVVLVSGGTAAAIMEKIAGVPGATVLHRTSYVDKAAAAITEGSTVMYGFVGMTLLLALFGMTTTISMSVSERRREFGLLGAVGATARQLRAIIPWEAATVVTLGTLLGLGIAVGTVALIHAATGSSYIRLNAPWWLYASVAGAAALVTLITSALPARRATTVSILEATQAE from the coding sequence GTGTGGCTGATCGCCAGGAGGTCTTTCTCCGAGTCGTGGGGCCGTCTGACCGCCACGCTGCTCGCCGCGCTGTTTTCCATCGCGCTGATCGGTGGGACGGTGCAGTTCTCCCTCCGCGCCGAGGACGCGGTGTCGGGCGGGGATGCCAGCGAGTTCTTCCGCGCCGATGTGGTGGTGCAGGGCGGTTCGGTAGACCCGGACGACGCCCGGGCCCTGCCCAACGGCGAGGTCCGCCTTCAGGAGATGGCCGGCGAGCCAGGGGTCGCGGCCATCGCGGGGGACATCGTCCTCCCGGTCATCGCGGCCGGTGCCGGTGGCAACACCATCATCGCGCCGGCCGGAGCGCGCACCCTGTTGCGGCCCTGGATAGCCGAGCCCACGCTGAACCCCTACCGGCTTGAGGCGGGCCGCGCGCCCACCGCCGACAACGAGGTTGCCCTGATGCGGCACCTGGCGGATGCGGGCAGTCTGAAGCCGGGCGACACCATAGCTGTCGGGCTGCCCAGGCAGACAAGACAGATGACCGTTGTCGGAATCGTCACGGTGCAGGGCAGCGGCGTCGTCGCGGTTGGCGGCCTGTTGCTCGCGACGCCGGAGACCATGCGCAAGGAAGCCGGGCTCGCGGACGGCGCGTGGCACAGCGTCTGGGTGAAAGCCGCCCCCGGCGTCGCAGCCGAACATCTGCGGGATACGTTGCAGCGCAGCATCGGTGAAAGCACGGCAACGGTGCGGACCGCCAAGGACGTGCGCGACACCCAGGCGTCAAGCCTTGCCGCCCAGGGCCTGGAGATCAGCGGCGGCATCGGGATGCTGACCGGCGTCTCGGTCTTTGTCGGACTGTTCGTCGTCGCCAACACCTTCGGTGGGCTGATCCGCCAACGCACCCGGCGCCTGGCCATGCTCAGCGCCATCGGTGCCACACCGGAGCAGCTGAAGGCGCTGATCCGGCTGGAGGCGCTGGCGCTCGGCCTGGTCGCCTCCACCTGCGGAGCCCTGCTCGGCTATCCGGTGGCCGATGCGCTGATCCGGATGTTCGCCCACGACGGCTTCGACGTCTCGGCCGCCGAAGCGCCGGCGCTGTGGCTCACCGTACCGCTGTCGATCATCGGCGGGGTGCTGGTCACCCAGATCGCGGTCTTCCGCGCGGCGCGCCGTGCGGCCCGGATCGCTCCGATGCAGGCCCTGCGGGAGAGCTCATCGGAACGCAGGGAGCGCCCTCGGCTACGGATCCTCGCCGGCTCGCTGATCCTGCTCTCCTCGTTCATCTACTACGGACCCGTCCCGGCGGTGCTCAACGATAGTCCGCCGGGCCTGCAGCGGACCCAGGCGATCACGGCCTTGATCGGATTCGGCTCCATGGTTGTCGCGTGTGCCCTCGCGGTCTTCGGGCCGCTGCTGGTCCGCCCGGTCGGCGGGCTGATCGGCCTCATCGGCCAGCTGCTTGGCGGCGAGTCGGGGCGGCTGGCCCGAGCAACCATCACACGCAACCCTCGACGTGTCTCCGCTGCCGCCTCTTCGCTCATGTTGGCCGTCGCGTTGGCCACCACCGCACTGCTCATCGTGGTATCCGCGAACACCCGCTTCGAGCAGGCGGCCAACGAAGTGATGCTCGCCGAGCACGCCGTGTCCACATCAGACAAGACGCCCGATGGGTTGCGGCCGCTGCCGCGCGACATCACCGCCCGCATCGAACAGGCCCCTGGCGTCACGCGCGCGTCGGCTCTCACCACGACCAAGGTGAAGCTCGTCGCGCCACCACCGCGCGCCTATCAGGAGGGCGAGCCGGTCTTGCCGCTCTATCTCAAAGTGACCGGCGCCGACCCGGCGGCGCTGCCCCAGGTGCTGCGCCTTCCCGGCAACCTGCCCGCGCTCGCCCCGGGCGAAATCGCTCTGCCCTCGGTCACCATGCGGGCGCAGCAGCTGACAGTCGGGCAAGGCATCGTCGTACGCGGCGCGCACGGCGACGTCCCCCTGACCATCGCCGGCACATACCATGACCCGACCCATGTGTTCGCCGACGGCGCGCTGGTCGCTGATGCGACGATGCGGCAGCTCGACTCGAACGCGGGAGCACAGGTTGTGCTCGTCAGCGGAGGCACAGCAGCAGCGATCATGGAGAAGATCGCCGGTGTGCCCGGCGCGACAGTGCTCCACCGGACGTCCTATGTCGATAAGGCGGCGGCGGCGATCACCGAGGGCTCGACGGTGATGTACGGCTTCGTCGGCATGACGTTGCTGCTCGCCCTCTTCGGCATGACCACGACGATTTCGATGAGCGTCAGTGAACGCCGCCGTGAGTTCGGTCTGCTCGGTGCCGTAGGCGCAACCGCCCGCCAACTCCGCGCCATAATCCCCTGGGAGGCGGCCACCGTGGTCACCCTGGGTACGCTGCTCGGTCTTGGCATCGCGGTGGGCACAGTGGCACTCATCCACGCAGCGACAGGAAGCTCCTACATCCGGCTCAACGCCCCATGGTGGCTGTACGCCTCCGTCGCTGGTGCCGCAGCACTGGTGACGCTCATCACCTCGGCACTGCCAGCCCGGCGAGCGACCACGGTTTCGATCTTGGAGGCGACACAGGCCGAGTGA
- a CDS encoding FAD-binding oxidoreductase, translated as MNALHALRSVVRGQVWLPGEPTFDAARRPWNLAIDQQVDAVVEATDTADVVALVRHARAAGLRITTQPNGHGATGRTAGTILLRTRSLDTLQINPATRRARVGAGVPSGLLQAAAAPHGLTGLPGSSPVVSVTGVALGGGLSWFGRAHGWVADNVTAFDIVDAHGHHRHVTTDTDPDLYWALRGGGGSFAIVTALELALHPAPHLYGGRILWPAQHAPAVMDTYRTITATAPDELTVWLDLLHFPGADPMVAIDTTYLGHPNQAHELLSPLDRLPTPLSDTRKPITPAELGAITAEPTEPAAGLSHTELLTTLDDQAVTTLLENPIAPLLSAQLRHLGGALAHPSDSPHGPLTEPYALYMFGLPTDPTRAQAVTTKQRTLADALPTSGRKPLTLLNPTETIADAFTPDVINRLRDIKHRHDPHDTFRANFPVTG; from the coding sequence GTGAACGCTCTGCACGCTCTGCGCTCCGTCGTCCGTGGCCAGGTGTGGCTGCCCGGCGAGCCCACCTTCGACGCCGCCCGTCGGCCCTGGAACCTCGCCATCGACCAGCAGGTCGACGCCGTGGTCGAGGCCACCGACACCGCCGACGTCGTCGCGCTCGTCCGCCACGCCCGCGCCGCCGGACTTCGCATCACCACCCAACCCAACGGACACGGCGCCACCGGCCGCACCGCCGGCACGATCCTGCTGCGCACCCGAAGCCTGGACACCCTCCAGATCAACCCCGCCACCCGCCGCGCCCGCGTCGGCGCGGGCGTACCGTCCGGCCTGCTCCAAGCGGCCGCCGCACCCCACGGCCTGACCGGCCTGCCCGGCAGCTCACCCGTGGTCAGCGTCACCGGCGTCGCCCTCGGCGGCGGACTGAGCTGGTTCGGCCGCGCACACGGCTGGGTCGCCGACAACGTCACCGCCTTCGACATCGTCGACGCCCACGGCCACCACCGACACGTCACCACCGACACCGACCCCGACCTGTACTGGGCACTACGCGGCGGCGGCGGCAGCTTCGCCATCGTCACCGCCCTCGAACTCGCCCTGCACCCCGCACCCCACCTCTACGGCGGCAGAATCCTCTGGCCCGCCCAACACGCCCCGGCCGTGATGGACACCTACCGCACCATCACCGCCACCGCACCCGACGAACTGACCGTCTGGCTCGACCTCCTCCACTTCCCCGGCGCCGACCCCATGGTCGCCATCGACACCACCTACCTCGGCCACCCGAACCAGGCCCACGAACTCCTCAGCCCGCTGGACCGCCTACCCACACCACTGTCCGACACCCGCAAACCCATCACCCCCGCCGAACTCGGCGCCATCACCGCCGAACCCACAGAACCCGCCGCAGGCCTGTCCCACACCGAACTCCTCACCACCCTCGACGACCAAGCCGTCACGACACTGCTCGAAAACCCCATCGCACCCCTGCTCAGCGCACAACTACGACACCTCGGCGGCGCACTCGCCCACCCCTCCGACAGCCCACACGGCCCCCTCACCGAGCCCTACGCCCTCTACATGTTCGGCCTACCCACCGACCCCACCCGCGCACAAGCCGTCACCACCAAACAACGCACCCTCGCCGACGCACTACCCACCAGCGGCCGCAAACCCCTCACCCTCCTCAACCCCACCGAAACCATCGCCGACGCCTTCACCCCCGACGTGATCAACCGCCTCCGCGACATCAAACACCGCCACGACCCACACGACACCTTCCGCGCCAACTTCCCCGTGACCGGCTGA
- a CDS encoding ABC transporter ATP-binding protein: MRSLTERKHQQQVAVADEVVKAYGRRDNAVHALRGVSATFSAGQFTAIMGPSGSGKSTFLHCMSGLDPVTSGSIRIGDLEITALSRTELTKLRRERMGFVFQAFNLLPILTAEENIRLTGRLGGRRADESWFATIVDSLGLRGRLRHRPAELSGGQQQRVAVARALLTRPEVLFADEPTGNLDSKSGTEVLGFLRNAVDSFQQTVVMVTHDPVAASYADRVLFLVDGRIVDELSGPTRDLVHARMRRLEG; encoded by the coding sequence ATGAGGTCACTTACCGAACGGAAGCATCAGCAGCAAGTCGCCGTTGCCGACGAGGTAGTCAAGGCGTATGGGCGCAGGGATAACGCAGTTCATGCCCTGCGCGGGGTGTCTGCCACGTTCAGCGCTGGCCAGTTCACCGCAATCATGGGGCCGTCCGGGTCCGGAAAGTCCACCTTCCTGCATTGCATGTCCGGCCTGGACCCGGTGACCTCAGGAAGCATCCGCATCGGAGACCTGGAGATCACCGCGTTGTCGCGTACCGAGCTGACGAAGCTGCGCCGGGAACGCATGGGTTTTGTGTTCCAGGCGTTCAACCTCCTGCCGATCCTCACCGCCGAGGAGAACATCCGCCTCACCGGCCGCCTCGGCGGTCGACGTGCGGACGAAAGCTGGTTCGCCACCATCGTCGACTCCCTGGGACTACGCGGACGGCTGCGTCACCGGCCAGCCGAACTGTCCGGCGGCCAACAACAGCGCGTCGCCGTTGCCCGTGCCCTGCTCACTCGGCCCGAAGTGCTCTTCGCCGACGAGCCGACCGGAAACCTTGACTCCAAGTCAGGAACCGAGGTGCTGGGTTTCCTGCGTAACGCGGTCGACTCCTTCCAGCAGACCGTCGTCATGGTCACGCACGATCCGGTCGCCGCCTCGTACGCCGACCGGGTGCTGTTCCTCGTCGACGGCCGGATCGTCGACGAGCTGTCCGGCCCGACGAGGGATCTCGTTCACGCCCGCATGCGCCGGTTGGAGGGCTGA
- a CDS encoding serine hydrolase domain-containing protein codes for MATHVTALDLTPAAPGAHAPVQDALEGAVNNAGAPGIVTEVIHDRSRWFGSAGLSDTATGRARTSYEQFRIGSATKAFTATVVLQLAAERRIGLDDTVEQWLPGLVHGNGYDGRAVTIRQLLNQTSGIFAYNNAPEFFVNGIGATWYEHRHDRYAPEQLVKIALAHPPYAAPGERFVYSNTNFVLAAMIVEKVTGRTFAQEIDRRIVRPLDLPGTYLPATGDAGIRGPHPVHYSTLFSADPNPQIHDATEMDQSYAWSAGGLVSTTGDLTRFFGALFGGRLLPAEQMSEMLTTVDTDGSGWIPATRYGLGVFAQTLSCGVTVWGNGGATYGSWSYTMGTRDGRHLLAIHVNGDWSGLSVFDDVLSAEFCTEQ; via the coding sequence ATGGCAACCCACGTGACCGCGCTCGATCTCACTCCTGCGGCGCCGGGGGCGCACGCCCCCGTCCAGGACGCTCTCGAAGGCGCCGTGAACAACGCCGGCGCCCCCGGCATCGTCACCGAGGTCATTCACGACCGCTCCCGCTGGTTCGGGTCCGCAGGCCTGTCCGACACCGCCACCGGGCGAGCCCGGACGTCGTACGAGCAGTTCCGCATCGGCAGCGCCACCAAGGCATTCACCGCCACCGTGGTGCTGCAACTCGCCGCCGAGCGCCGGATCGGTCTCGACGACACGGTCGAGCAGTGGCTGCCCGGCCTGGTGCATGGCAACGGCTACGACGGCCGGGCCGTCACGATCCGGCAGTTGCTGAACCAGACCAGCGGCATCTTCGCGTACAACAACGCCCCGGAATTCTTCGTCAACGGGATCGGCGCGACCTGGTACGAGCACCGCCACGACCGGTACGCCCCGGAGCAACTGGTGAAAATAGCGCTGGCGCACCCCCCGTACGCGGCCCCCGGCGAGCGGTTCGTCTACTCCAACACCAACTTCGTCCTCGCCGCGATGATCGTCGAGAAGGTGACCGGGCGGACGTTCGCCCAAGAGATCGACCGGCGCATCGTACGCCCGCTCGACCTGCCCGGCACGTACCTGCCCGCCACCGGTGACGCCGGCATCCGCGGCCCGCACCCGGTCCACTACTCGACCCTGTTCTCCGCCGACCCGAACCCGCAGATCCACGACGCGACCGAGATGGACCAGTCGTACGCATGGTCGGCAGGCGGGCTCGTCTCCACCACCGGCGACCTCACCCGCTTCTTCGGCGCCCTGTTCGGCGGACGGCTGCTGCCCGCCGAGCAGATGTCCGAGATGCTCACCACCGTCGACACCGACGGCTCCGGCTGGATCCCGGCCACCCGGTACGGGCTCGGCGTCTTCGCCCAGACGTTGAGCTGCGGTGTCACGGTCTGGGGCAACGGCGGGGCGACGTACGGCTCCTGGTCGTACACGATGGGCACCCGCGACGGCCGCCACCTGCTCGCCATCCACGTCAACGGCGACTGGTCGGGCCTGTCCGTCTTCGACGACGTGCTGAGCGCGGAGTTCTGCACGGAGCAGTGA
- a CDS encoding nuclear transport factor 2 family protein, whose protein sequence is MTTENKSIVQRALAGLIDTGDVDALAPFLSDDFVHHRPGTTTSTKVEWLAAVRAALVPLAGMQVELHQVLAEGDHVVVYSRRWLPDAGPEIAVVDIWRIDDGLIAEAWEIIEPVGRVAANLAWWQPAEH, encoded by the coding sequence ATGACCACGGAGAACAAGAGCATCGTCCAACGAGCGCTGGCAGGGCTGATCGACACGGGCGACGTCGACGCGCTCGCACCATTCCTGAGCGATGACTTCGTCCACCACAGGCCGGGCACAACCACATCGACCAAGGTCGAGTGGCTCGCCGCCGTTCGCGCCGCGCTGGTACCGCTCGCCGGCATGCAGGTCGAGCTCCATCAGGTCTTGGCCGAGGGCGATCACGTCGTGGTGTACTCGCGACGCTGGCTTCCCGACGCAGGACCAGAGATCGCGGTCGTCGACATATGGCGGATCGACGACGGGCTGATCGCCGAGGCGTGGGAGATCATCGAGCCGGTGGGCCGAGTGGCCGCCAACCTGGCGTGGTGGCAACCTGCTGAGCACTGA
- a CDS encoding helix-turn-helix domain-containing protein, with the protein MIVHTVGELLRQWRQCRGLSQLDLAIAADVSARHVSLVETGKSKPSADMILRLADRLHVPLRDRNRLLLAGGFAPRYAERPLGDNALSVVHDAIRRVLRAHEPYPALVFDRRWNIVMTNRAVDPFFAQVAPDLLRPPVNLVRLGLDPRGFARLVVNLADVRAVFRTRISRQLATAPDPELTVLYEELLAPEPDDSSSQPVDTDVVIPMILRIGGRELRLFSTITTFGTPMDITIDEVAIESYYPADAESAAYFTE; encoded by the coding sequence CTGATCGTGCATACGGTTGGGGAACTGCTGCGGCAGTGGCGGCAATGCCGGGGACTCAGCCAGCTGGACCTTGCGATCGCTGCAGACGTGTCGGCTCGTCACGTAAGCCTGGTCGAGACGGGTAAATCCAAGCCGAGCGCCGACATGATCCTCCGACTCGCAGATCGGCTCCACGTGCCGCTACGTGATCGCAACCGACTCCTGCTCGCCGGGGGTTTCGCACCCCGCTACGCCGAGCGTCCGCTCGGCGACAATGCGCTGTCGGTCGTCCACGATGCGATCCGCAGGGTGCTCCGCGCTCATGAGCCGTATCCGGCGCTGGTCTTTGATCGCCGGTGGAACATCGTGATGACCAATCGCGCTGTCGACCCGTTCTTCGCGCAGGTGGCTCCCGACCTGCTGCGGCCGCCCGTCAACCTGGTGCGGCTGGGACTGGACCCGCGCGGGTTCGCTCGCCTGGTCGTCAACCTCGCCGATGTGCGCGCGGTGTTCCGCACCCGGATCTCACGCCAGCTCGCCACTGCTCCCGATCCTGAACTCACCGTGCTCTACGAAGAACTGCTGGCGCCCGAACCCGACGACTCGTCGAGCCAACCGGTCGACACCGACGTCGTGATCCCGATGATCCTTCGCATCGGCGGACGAGAGTTGCGGCTGTTCTCGACGATCACTACATTCGGCACCCCGATGGACATCACGATCGATGAGGTCGCGATCGAGTCCTACTACCCGGCAGACGCGGAGAGCGCCGCCTACTTCACGGAGTAG
- a CDS encoding nuclear transport factor 2 family protein, with protein MYVTDTHALAVDADDGEAVVRELRDRAEILDALYRLGLGQDLKDRELFGSALTPDAELDFRPAAAKWGAQPPLMAGRDTIVTMILDMFVGRVDTTHQVTNPRVVVDGDTARLTALVEAQHLLIADRSTFALLKNRYDVDLVRDGDRWLIRRLRVDNAWFTGDPGAIFAA; from the coding sequence ATGTACGTCACCGACACTCACGCCCTGGCCGTCGACGCCGACGACGGCGAGGCGGTCGTGCGGGAGTTACGGGACCGCGCCGAGATCCTCGACGCTCTCTACCGCCTCGGCCTCGGCCAGGACCTCAAGGACCGGGAGTTGTTCGGGTCGGCCCTCACGCCCGACGCCGAACTGGATTTCCGCCCGGCGGCCGCGAAATGGGGAGCCCAGCCGCCGCTGATGGCCGGACGGGACACCATCGTGACCATGATCCTCGACATGTTCGTGGGACGCGTCGACACCACCCACCAGGTCACCAACCCCCGCGTCGTCGTCGACGGCGACACGGCGCGATTGACCGCGCTGGTCGAGGCCCAGCACCTGCTCATCGCCGACCGCAGCACGTTCGCGTTGCTGAAGAACCGGTACGACGTCGACCTCGTGCGGGACGGCGACCGCTGGCTCATCCGTCGGCTGCGCGTCGACAACGCCTGGTTCACCGGGGACCCCGGTGCGATCTTCGCGGCCTGA
- a CDS encoding nuclear transport factor 2 family protein: MTTGRRVPRRAALALSGGAVLGAAMAPASAGADAGGQRRRSIATAEALYRALTAKDLDAFAAVWAPDAISRMPVTPPGEIHGRDGIVEGIGFFFMVVGEVRMTWQIRPLLNPHEVVSTWTMEAPLLAGGVYRNRGAQIMRIHGDQIVDNTEFLDTAAFLKAFGQH, encoded by the coding sequence ATGACTACTGGCCGGCGAGTTCCTCGGCGTGCCGCCCTGGCTCTGTCGGGCGGTGCCGTGCTCGGCGCGGCGATGGCGCCTGCTTCCGCAGGTGCCGACGCTGGAGGCCAGCGGCGGCGCTCCATCGCCACCGCCGAGGCGCTGTATCGGGCCCTCACCGCCAAAGACCTCGACGCCTTCGCCGCCGTATGGGCACCCGACGCGATCTCGCGGATGCCCGTGACCCCGCCCGGCGAGATCCACGGTCGCGACGGCATCGTCGAAGGCATCGGATTCTTCTTCATGGTCGTCGGCGAGGTCAGGATGACCTGGCAGATCCGGCCGCTGCTGAATCCCCACGAGGTCGTGTCCACATGGACGATGGAAGCACCGTTGCTCGCCGGTGGCGTCTACCGCAACCGAGGGGCGCAGATCATGCGTATCCACGGCGACCAGATCGTCGACAACACCGAGTTCCTCGACACCGCAGCCTTCCTGAAGGCCTTCGGCCAGCACTGA